Part of the Candidatus Tumulicola sp. genome is shown below.
GGAGTATTCGATTTGAAGATTTCCGGCGCCGTGCTGGTGGCGGCGGTGCTGGTGCTAGCTGCATGTTCTAAGGTAGAGACAGGCGCCCAGCGTCAGCAGCAGGCCGGCAGCATCCCGGGCGTCGTGCGCATCGTCGGCGCGGGCACCATCGATTCGCTCGTTCCCGAGCTGTCGTCCAGCGCGGCGTCGAGCGACGCCGCGATGTTCTGGGGCGGCTGGCTCTTCCTCGTCAACGACAAAGGCAACCTCGAGCCCGATCTCGCCACGGTCGTTCCGACCAAAGACAACGGCGGCATCAGCGCGGACGGACTCACCATCACCTACCACCTGCGCAAGGGCGTGCTGTGGCACGACGGCGCGCCCTTCGACGCGCGCGACGTCATCTTCTCATGGCACGTCGTGATGAATCCGGCCAACAACGTGGTGAGCCGCACCGGGTTCGACCAGATCGCCGACATGACGGCGCCCGATCCGTACACGGTGAAGGTGCGCCTGAAACGGCCGTACGCGCCGGCAGCCGCGATGTTCTTCGCACCGAGCCTCACTCCGTATTGCGTGCTGCCGGAGCACCTGCTCAAGGGTCTGCCGAACATCAACCATGCGGCGTACAATCTCAAGCCGGTCGGCACCGGGCCGTTCATCGCCGTCAAGTGGGAGCAATCGGTCGGCCTCACCCTGATCGCCAATCCGCACTACTGGCGCGGGCCGCCGAAGCTCAAGCGCGTCGAGTACTTGGTCGTGCCCAACTCCAACACGCGAGTCATCATGATGCGGACCGGCGAGGCCGACCTGTACAGCGATCCGCAGGTGAATCAACTGCCCGAACTGGCAACGGTGCCGAACACGCGCATGCTGCACACGCTGTTCAACGAGTTCTATTACATCACGTTCAACACCACGCATCCGCCGCTCGACGACGTGCACGTGCGTAGGGCGCTTGCCGGGGCGATCGACAAACAATACATCATCCGCACGATTCTGCACGGCGCCGGCCAGCCCGCGGTAGGCCCCCAGCCGCCCTATCTCTACACGTACGATCCGAACGTGGCCGTGCCGCGCTACGATCCCGCCAGTGCGTCAACCGCACTGACAGCAGCGGGTTGGACGCCTGGTCAGGACGGCATTCGAGTCAAGAACGGTAAACGGCTGTCAGTCGTCTATGCCTACGACGCCGAGGCGAGCGACGGTGAACGCATCGGGGCGATCCTGCAGAACGAGTTGCGCCGTGTCGGCGTGGATCTCGCGCTCAAGCCGATAGCGCACGCCGTCATCTACGCGGCGAAGGCGGCGGGCGGAGTCCTTTCCAACGGCAAGTTCGACGTGGCCTTCGAGGGCTGGATCGGCGGCGTAGACCCCGACGACGATGCGCTGTGGGGCTGCGACCAGCGCGGCGAGTACAACCACTCGTTCATCTGCGATCCGCGCATCGAAGAACAAGAGCGCATCGCGCTGACCCATTATGACAATGCCACGCGCAAGGCCGCATACACGCGCATCCAAGAGCTGCTCGCCGAGGACATGCCGGTCGTGTTCTTGTGGTGGCAAGATCGCAACGACGTGATAAGCACGTCCCTCAAGGCTTACAAGCCCGCTCCGGCGGTCACGACTTTTTGGAACTCCTGGCAATGGACGAACTAGCGCCGGTGCGCACGTGATCGACCTTCGAAGCGATACCGTCACCAAACCGTCCGACGCTATGCGCAAGGCGATGGCGGCGGCGCGCGTGGGCGACGACGTCTACGGCGAGGATCCCACGGTTCTCGAACTCGAAGCCGAGACCGCCTCCGCGCTCGGCAAAGAAGCCGCGGTCTTCGTCCCGAGCGGCACGATGGGGAACCTGATCTCGGCGCTTGCGCATTGCCAGCGAGGCGACGAAGTCATCATCGGCGACGAAGCGCACATGTTCTACTATGAAGTCGCCGGCGTGTCGGCGCTCGGCGGCGTGCAGGTGCGCACCGTGCCGAACCGCGACGGGGCCATCGATCCGGCCGACGTCGAACGCGCCATTCGTGACCGGAAAAACATCCATTTCCCCGTCACCCGGCTCGTATGTTTTGAGAACACGCACAATCGCGGCGGCGGCCGCGTGCTGACCGTCGAGCAGACGCGCGCGGTCGCTGACG
Proteins encoded:
- a CDS encoding peptide ABC transporter substrate-binding protein encodes the protein MKISGAVLVAAVLVLAACSKVETGAQRQQQAGSIPGVVRIVGAGTIDSLVPELSSSAASSDAAMFWGGWLFLVNDKGNLEPDLATVVPTKDNGGISADGLTITYHLRKGVLWHDGAPFDARDVIFSWHVVMNPANNVVSRTGFDQIADMTAPDPYTVKVRLKRPYAPAAAMFFAPSLTPYCVLPEHLLKGLPNINHAAYNLKPVGTGPFIAVKWEQSVGLTLIANPHYWRGPPKLKRVEYLVVPNSNTRVIMMRTGEADLYSDPQVNQLPELATVPNTRMLHTLFNEFYYITFNTTHPPLDDVHVRRALAGAIDKQYIIRTILHGAGQPAVGPQPPYLYTYDPNVAVPRYDPASASTALTAAGWTPGQDGIRVKNGKRLSVVYAYDAEASDGERIGAILQNELRRVGVDLALKPIAHAVIYAAKAAGGVLSNGKFDVAFEGWIGGVDPDDDALWGCDQRGEYNHSFICDPRIEEQERIALTHYDNATRKAAYTRIQELLAEDMPVVFLWWQDRNDVISTSLKAYKPAPAVTTFWNSWQWTN